The genomic DNA GCACCCACCGCCGGGCGGCGACCGACCGGCCGGCGTCGTCCGTGGCCATCGTGTGGTCGATACGGGGCCGTCCGGCGAGTAAAGGTCTTCCGTCCCAGGGTCGCCCCAGGCCGTGCGATGCTCGGCTCCCGACGGGAGCCCGTAGCCACCACCGTCAGGACCCCGCGCCCCCTACGTGGGGCCGATGCCCGACGACCTCTCCGGCCCGTTCCTGCTGGACGTCATGCTGGGCAGCCTCGCCACGTACCTGCGGATGTGCGGCTACGACGCGGCGTACGCGCTGGACGGGCACCGGGGGACGGAGGCCGACGACGAACTGCTCGCGGCGGCCCGGCGGGAGGACCGCACGCTCCTCACCCGCGACGTCCAGCTGGCCGCACGGGCGGGCGACCGCGGGGTCCTGCTCGAATCGCGCGACGTGACCGACCAGCTCCGGGAGCTGCACGCGGCCGGACTGGGCCTCTCGCTCGACGACCGACCGGCGCGCTGTGGGTCCTGCAACGGCCCCGTCGCGCGGGTGGCCGACGGCGAGCGCGCCGCGCACGCCCCCGACGACCGGGCGGCCTGGGCCTGCGAGCGCTGTGGCCAGCAGTTCTGGCGGGGGAGCCACTGGGACCGGGTGGCCGGGACGCTCGCCGAGATCCGTGCCGAGAACGAGCCGAACTGACCGATAGCTACCGAAAGTGAGACATTATCGAATAATCCGGATTTCTTCCGAAGAATCGGGGCGTTACCGGTTGTTCGGCGTCCACTCCTCGCAGGCGTCCATGTCGTCCATGACCTCGCTGT from Haloglomus litoreum includes the following:
- a CDS encoding Mut7-C RNAse domain-containing protein, encoding MPDDLSGPFLLDVMLGSLATYLRMCGYDAAYALDGHRGTEADDELLAAARREDRTLLTRDVQLAARAGDRGVLLESRDVTDQLRELHAAGLGLSLDDRPARCGSCNGPVARVADGERAAHAPDDRAAWACERCGQQFWRGSHWDRVAGTLAEIRAENEPN